The Punica granatum isolate Tunisia-2019 chromosome 4, ASM765513v2, whole genome shotgun sequence genome has a window encoding:
- the LOC116203587 gene encoding ethylene-responsive transcription factor RAP2-13-like, protein MAAGMDFYNTNQYQEPDPFGNNELMEALGPFMKSASSLEETHHFPSSSSSSSYLPSGSDFAQPSVPSSSSSFFFSSAESVHPSYQTFDGYSAPATLPFSIGSSDASQSIGSGYYSSFQSQVTPAQHQIQFQGPSSETTTWQGGFLGPRPMVMKQAGQPSSKPAKLYRGVRQRHWGKWVAEIRLPKNRTRLWLGTFDTAEEAALAYDRAAYKLRGDFARLNFPNLKAASAGNGDCGFGDLRPLHSSIDAKLEAVSRSIAEKASSGGRKSSRKAACKAEEGEGEGEEEERSPSPDSEGSDGSPPVSEVTMTEPQWEFGSENFRLEKYPSETDWAAIYS, encoded by the coding sequence ATGGCAGCAGGAATGGATTTCTACAACACCAATCAGTATCAGGAACCAGATCCCTTTGGTAACAATGAATTAATGGAAGCTCTCGGCCCTTTTATGAAGAGCGCTTCCTCCTTGGAAGaaacccatcacttcccttcttcttcttcttcttcttcgtatCTTCCCTCTGGCTCTGACTTCGCTCAACCTTCtgtcccttcttcttcttcttctttcttcttctcttctgcTGAATCTGTTCATCCCTCTTATCAGACCTTTGATGGTTACTCCGCGCCAGCGACCCTGCCTTTTTCAATTGGGTCGTCGGACGCGTCCCAGTCAATCGGGTCGGGTTACTACTCATCGTTTCAGTCTCAGGTGACCCCGGCCCAGCACCAGATCCAGTTCCAGGGCCCAAGCAGCGAGACGACGACGTGGCAGGGCGGCTTCCTGGGCCCGAGGCCCATGGTGATGAAGCAGGCGGGCCAGCCCAGCAGCAAGCCCGCCAAGCTCTACCGGGGAGTCAGGCAGCGGCACTGGGGGAAATGGGTCGCCGAGATCCGGCTGCCCAAGAACCGGACCCGGCTGTGGCTCGGCACCTTCGACACCGCCGAGGAGGCCGCCCTCGCCTACGACCGTGCCGCCTACAAACTCCGCGGCGACTTCGCCCGTCTCAACTTTCCCAACCTCAAGGCCGCCTCCGCCGGCAACGGAGACTGCGGATTCGGCGACCTCCGGCCGCTGCACTCCTCGATCGACGCCAAGCTCGAGGCTGTCTCCCGGAGCATCGCCGAGAAGGCGAGCAGCGGAGGGAGGAAGTCGTCGAGGAAGGCCGCATGCAAGGCggaggagggggagggggagggggaggaggaggagaggtcCCCTTCCCCGGATAGCGAGGGGTCGGATGGGTCGCCGCCGGTGTCGGAGGTGACGATGACGGAACCGCAGTGGGAGTTTGGGTCGGAGAACTTCAGGCTGGAGAAGTACCCGTCGGAGACCGATTGGGCGGCGATATATTCTTAG
- the LOC116203586 gene encoding endoplasmic reticulum-Golgi intermediate compartment protein 3-like: protein MDGLISKLRNLDAYPKINEDFYSRTLSGGLITLVSSVVMILLFISELRLYLHAVTETKLVVDTSRGEHLKINFDVTFPALPCSILSLDAMDISGEQHLDVKHDIIKRRLDSHGNVIEARPDGIGAPKIEKPLQRHGGRLEHNETYCGSCYGAETTDDHCCNSCEEVREAYRKKGWALSNPDMIDQCKREGFLQRIKDEEGEGCNIYGFLEVNKVAGNFHFAPGKSFQQSNVHVHDLLAFHKDSFNISHKINRLAFGDYFPGVVNPLDGVEWTQPTPTGMYQYFIKVVPTVYTDVSGHTIQSNQFSATEHFKGAEVGLLQALPGVFFFYDLSPIKVTFTEEHVSFLHFLTNMCAIVGGVFTVSGILDSFVYHGQRAIKKKMEIGKFS, encoded by the exons ATGGACGGGTTGATCAGCAAGCTGAGGAACCTCGACGCCTACCCCAAGATCAATGAGGACTTCTACAGCCGGACGCTCTCCGGCGGCCTCATCACCCTTGTCTCCTCCGTCGTCATGATCCTCCTCTTCATCTCTGAGCTCC GATTATATTTACATGCAGTTACTGAAACAAAGCTTGTAGTGGATACTTCAAGGGGAGAACATCTAAAAATCAAT TTTGATGTCACATTTCCTGCCCTGCCATGTTCTATTCTAAGTCTTGATGCTATGGACATCAGTGGGGAGCAACACTTGGATGTG AAACACGACATCATCAAGAGAAGATTAGATTCTCATGGCAATGTTATAGAAGCCAGGCCAGATGGAATAGGAGCTCCGAAG ATTGAAAAGCCTTTGCAGAGACATGGAGGCAGGCTTGAGCACAATGAGACATACTGTGGTTCCTGCTATGGTGCTGAAACT ACGGATGATCATTGCTGTAACTCTTGCGAGGAAGTCCGTGAAGCATATAGAAAGAAAGGCTGGGCTCTTTCAAATCCAGATATGATTGATCAG TGCAAAAGAGAGGGTTTTCTCCAAAGGATCAAAGATGAAGAAGGTGAAGGCTGTAATATCTATGGATTTTTGGAAGTCAACAAAGTTGCCGGAAATTTCCATTTTGCTCCTGGGAAAAGCTTTCAACAGTCAAATGTTCACGTACACGATCTGCTGGCATTTCATAAGGACAGTTTTAAT ATCAGCCACAAGATCAACAGGCTAGCTTTTGGAGACTATTTCCCTGGTGTTGTGAATCCTCTTGATGG TGTGGAGTGGACCCAGCCGACACCTACTGGGATGTATCAGTACTTTATCAAG GTTGTACCAACAGTATATACAGACGTGAGCGGTCACACCATTCAGTCAAATCAG TTTTCGGCAACTGAGCACTTTAAAGGTGCGGAAGTGGGGTTGTTACAAGCCCTACCTGGAGTTTTCTTCTTCTATGACCTCTCTCCAATTAAG GTTACTTTCACCGAGGAACACGTGTCATTCTTGCATTTCCTAACAAACATGTGCGCAATAGTTGGAG GTGTTTTCACGGTCTCTGGGATCCTAGATTCCTTTGTATACCACGGGCAAAGGGCAAtcaagaagaagatggaaaTCGGGAAATTCAGTTGA
- the LOC116202804 gene encoding probable trehalose-phosphate phosphatase D isoform X1, translating into MTKQSVMISDAKLGIGQLAISLELLAAAESCIEISSSSRRKLLKSETTEPGKIATWVASMRASSPTRVRPAASLFEAEQHNSWMVRHPSALGMFEQIASASKGKQVVMFLDYDGTLSPIVQDPDQAFMSDEMREAVKETARHFPTAIVSGRCRDKVYGFVRLGGLIYAGSHGMDIRGPSRSRKEQKGGKSVLFQPASEFLPMIDEVYKILLERTKSIPGAKVETNKFCLSVHFRCVDEKKWVDLAEQVRIVLKEYPKLKLTHGRKVLEIRPAIKWDKGKALEFLLNSLGYANSDDVLPVYIGDDRTDEDAFKLLKDRGQGLGIVVSKVPKETRASYSLQEPSEVMDFLRRLVEWKRNSIRASI; encoded by the exons ATGACGAAGCAGAGTGTCATGATATCCGATGCCAAGTTGGGAATCGGGCAGCTGGCCATTTCCTTGGAGCTTCTCGCAGCAGCTGAAAGCTGCATCGAGATCTCGTCGTCATCGAGAAGGAAGCTACTGAAGAGTGAGACGACAGAGCCGGGGAAGATCGCTACGTGGGTCGCCTCGATGAGGGCTTCCTCCCCGACACGTGTCCGGCCCGCAGCCTCCCTCTTCGAGGCTGAGCAGCATAATTCATGGATG GTCCGTCATCCGTCAGCTCTGGGAATGTTTGAGCAGATTGCAAGCGCCTCCAAAGGGAAACAGGTAGTCATGTTCTTGGACTATGACGGGACGCTCTCGCCGATAGTCCAAGACCCAGACCAAGCTTTCATGTCCGACGAG ATGAGAGAAGCTGTCAAGGAGACAGCTAGACATTTCCCTACAGCCATTGTTAGTGGCAGATGCAGAGACAAG GTTTACGGCTTTGTGCGGCTGGGAGGACTAATTTATGCAGGCAGTCATGGGATGGACATTAGAGGGCCTTCTAGAAGCCGCAAAGAGCAAAAG ggtGGTAAATCGGTGCTATTTCAACCTGCAAGTGAATTTCTGCCAATGATTGATGAG GTTTACAAAATCCTGTTGGAGAGGACAAAATCTATCCCCGGAGCAAAAGTTGAGACCAACAAATTTTGTTTGTCGGTGCACTTCCGCTGTGTTGATGAAAAG aaatgGGTTGATTTAGCTGAGCAAGTTCGAATAGTGCTAAAGGAGTACCCAAAACTCAAGCTCACACATGGGAGAAAG GTGTTAGAGATTCGACCAGCCATCAAATGGGACAAAGGCAAGGCCCTCGAGTTTTTGCTGAATTCATTAG GATATGCCAATTCCGACGATGTTTTGCCGGTCTACATTGGAGATGATCGGACGGATGAAGATGCATTCAAG TTATTGAAGGATAGAGGACAAGGTCTAGGGATTGTCGTCTCGAAAGTTCCAAAGGAAACAAGGGCTTCTTATTCTCTGCAAGAACCATCCGAg GTTATGGACTTCTTGCGGCGGTTAGTTGAATGGAAGCGCAATTCAATCCGAGCAAGCATATAG
- the LOC116202804 gene encoding probable trehalose-phosphate phosphatase D isoform X2 encodes MTKQSVMISDAKLGIGQLAISLELLAAAESCIEISSSSRRKLLKSETTEPGKIATWVASMRASSPTRVRPAASLFEAEQHNSWMVRHPSALGMFEQIASASKGKQVVMFLDYDGTLSPIVQDPDQAFMSDEMREAVKETARHFPTAIVSGRCRDKVYGFVRLGGLIYAGSHGMDIRGPSRSRKEQKGGKSVLFQPASEFLPMIDEVYKILLERTKSIPGAKVETNKFCLSVHFRCVDEKKWVDLAEQVRIVLKEYPKLKLTHGRKVLEIRPAIKWDKGKALEFLLNSLGYANSDDVLPVYIGDDRTDEDAFKDRGQGLGIVVSKVPKETRASYSLQEPSEVMDFLRRLVEWKRNSIRASI; translated from the exons ATGACGAAGCAGAGTGTCATGATATCCGATGCCAAGTTGGGAATCGGGCAGCTGGCCATTTCCTTGGAGCTTCTCGCAGCAGCTGAAAGCTGCATCGAGATCTCGTCGTCATCGAGAAGGAAGCTACTGAAGAGTGAGACGACAGAGCCGGGGAAGATCGCTACGTGGGTCGCCTCGATGAGGGCTTCCTCCCCGACACGTGTCCGGCCCGCAGCCTCCCTCTTCGAGGCTGAGCAGCATAATTCATGGATG GTCCGTCATCCGTCAGCTCTGGGAATGTTTGAGCAGATTGCAAGCGCCTCCAAAGGGAAACAGGTAGTCATGTTCTTGGACTATGACGGGACGCTCTCGCCGATAGTCCAAGACCCAGACCAAGCTTTCATGTCCGACGAG ATGAGAGAAGCTGTCAAGGAGACAGCTAGACATTTCCCTACAGCCATTGTTAGTGGCAGATGCAGAGACAAG GTTTACGGCTTTGTGCGGCTGGGAGGACTAATTTATGCAGGCAGTCATGGGATGGACATTAGAGGGCCTTCTAGAAGCCGCAAAGAGCAAAAG ggtGGTAAATCGGTGCTATTTCAACCTGCAAGTGAATTTCTGCCAATGATTGATGAG GTTTACAAAATCCTGTTGGAGAGGACAAAATCTATCCCCGGAGCAAAAGTTGAGACCAACAAATTTTGTTTGTCGGTGCACTTCCGCTGTGTTGATGAAAAG aaatgGGTTGATTTAGCTGAGCAAGTTCGAATAGTGCTAAAGGAGTACCCAAAACTCAAGCTCACACATGGGAGAAAG GTGTTAGAGATTCGACCAGCCATCAAATGGGACAAAGGCAAGGCCCTCGAGTTTTTGCTGAATTCATTAG GATATGCCAATTCCGACGATGTTTTGCCGGTCTACATTGGAGATGATCGGACGGATGAAGATGCATTCAAG GATAGAGGACAAGGTCTAGGGATTGTCGTCTCGAAAGTTCCAAAGGAAACAAGGGCTTCTTATTCTCTGCAAGAACCATCCGAg GTTATGGACTTCTTGCGGCGGTTAGTTGAATGGAAGCGCAATTCAATCCGAGCAAGCATATAG
- the LOC116202804 gene encoding probable trehalose-phosphate phosphatase D isoform X3, whose translation MTKQSVMISDAKLGIGQLAISLELLAAAESCIEISSSSRRKLLKSETTEPGKIATWVASMRASSPTRVRPAASLFEAEQHNSWMVRHPSALGMFEQIASASKGKQVVMFLDYDGTLSPIVQDPDQAFMSDEMREAVKETARHFPTAIVSGRCRDKVYGFVRLGGLIYAGSHGMDIRGPSRSRKEQKVYKILLERTKSIPGAKVETNKFCLSVHFRCVDEKKWVDLAEQVRIVLKEYPKLKLTHGRKVLEIRPAIKWDKGKALEFLLNSLGYANSDDVLPVYIGDDRTDEDAFKLLKDRGQGLGIVVSKVPKETRASYSLQEPSEVMDFLRRLVEWKRNSIRASI comes from the exons ATGACGAAGCAGAGTGTCATGATATCCGATGCCAAGTTGGGAATCGGGCAGCTGGCCATTTCCTTGGAGCTTCTCGCAGCAGCTGAAAGCTGCATCGAGATCTCGTCGTCATCGAGAAGGAAGCTACTGAAGAGTGAGACGACAGAGCCGGGGAAGATCGCTACGTGGGTCGCCTCGATGAGGGCTTCCTCCCCGACACGTGTCCGGCCCGCAGCCTCCCTCTTCGAGGCTGAGCAGCATAATTCATGGATG GTCCGTCATCCGTCAGCTCTGGGAATGTTTGAGCAGATTGCAAGCGCCTCCAAAGGGAAACAGGTAGTCATGTTCTTGGACTATGACGGGACGCTCTCGCCGATAGTCCAAGACCCAGACCAAGCTTTCATGTCCGACGAG ATGAGAGAAGCTGTCAAGGAGACAGCTAGACATTTCCCTACAGCCATTGTTAGTGGCAGATGCAGAGACAAG GTTTACGGCTTTGTGCGGCTGGGAGGACTAATTTATGCAGGCAGTCATGGGATGGACATTAGAGGGCCTTCTAGAAGCCGCAAAGAGCAAAAG GTTTACAAAATCCTGTTGGAGAGGACAAAATCTATCCCCGGAGCAAAAGTTGAGACCAACAAATTTTGTTTGTCGGTGCACTTCCGCTGTGTTGATGAAAAG aaatgGGTTGATTTAGCTGAGCAAGTTCGAATAGTGCTAAAGGAGTACCCAAAACTCAAGCTCACACATGGGAGAAAG GTGTTAGAGATTCGACCAGCCATCAAATGGGACAAAGGCAAGGCCCTCGAGTTTTTGCTGAATTCATTAG GATATGCCAATTCCGACGATGTTTTGCCGGTCTACATTGGAGATGATCGGACGGATGAAGATGCATTCAAG TTATTGAAGGATAGAGGACAAGGTCTAGGGATTGTCGTCTCGAAAGTTCCAAAGGAAACAAGGGCTTCTTATTCTCTGCAAGAACCATCCGAg GTTATGGACTTCTTGCGGCGGTTAGTTGAATGGAAGCGCAATTCAATCCGAGCAAGCATATAG
- the LOC116203081 gene encoding NDR1/HIN1-like protein 13 yields the protein MAERATVPPADIPYDPDPDCASGPDSAFGPPPEPAHEVAAHGSFPSGTYVVQVPKDQIYRIPPSYNARIAELHKKRPPSNSKRSGCCKCFLCLFLVIVIVLIAMGIIIGISTLFAKPKNPVFQVDRLVFRNSTGSREYDLKLDAHNPNSRTGILYKEGGVASLHFKNNDIADGKYPSLHQGKKNTAAVLMVLKGSNSRLPEEIKESFKSGNTKVHVSFLLNISVPARMKFGFFSERTSDVAVTCKFTVDTLARGSRVLSQSCHTTRHRH from the coding sequence ATGGCGGAGCGGGCCACCGTCCCCCCTGCTGATATTCCCTACGATCCCGACCCTGACTGCGCCTCAGGCCCAGATTCCGCCTTTGGCCCACCTCCTGAGCCCGCCCACGAAGTTGCAGCCCATGGCTCCTTCCCCTCCGGCACGTACGTCGTCCAGGTCCCCAAGGACCAGATTTACCGGATCCCGCCGTCCTATAATGCACGCATTGCCGAACTGCACAAGAAGCGCCCGCCTTCAAACAGCAAGAGGTCGGGCTGCTGCAAGTGCTTCCTCTGCCTCTTCCTGGTCATCGTCATCGTCCTGATCGCGATGGGCATCATTATCGGCATCTCCACACTTTTTGCCAAGCCCAAGAACCCGGTTTTCCAAGTGGATCGCCTGGTTTTCAGGAACTCGACAGGATCGCGTGAATACGACCTCAAGTTAGACGCGCATAACCCGAATTCCCGAACTGGGATTTTGTACAAAGAAGGGGGTGTAGCCTCATTACATTTCAAGAACAATGATATAGCTGATGGAAAATACCCATCCCTACACCAGGGGAAGAAGAACACAGCTGCTGTCCTAATGGTGCTTAAAGGATCAAACTCACGGCTGCCTGAAGAAATTAAGGAAAGCTTCAAGAGTGGGAACACAAAGGTTCATGTCTCATTTCTGCTGAACATTAGTGTCCCCGCCAGGatgaaatttgggttttttagCGAGCGGACTTCGGACGTCGCCGTTACCTGCAAGTTTACAGTAGATACATTAGCACGAGGCAGTCGAGTACTTTCCCAGAGCTGCCACACAACCCGGCATCGCCACTGA